The proteins below are encoded in one region of Methanofollis aquaemaris:
- the modA gene encoding molybdate ABC transporter substrate-binding protein → MKSFSIILVLMLVVGAACAVCGCTTEQTTTTPQVSEKPTLMVYCGAGIREPMEEIAGIYENKTGTLIKFTFGNSAALLSQMELVKQGDLYMPGATAYIEKAAEKGYVNSTEQVVYHIPVIAVARGNPKNVTCIEDLARDDLTVVVGDPTGPAIGKSTKKMLNKSGLWDAVSENAAATRATVNELVVDICMGTADASVIWYDLYVPDKMDLIEIPKNQNDIKVIPIGTLEFSENPIEAQKFADFVASDEGKAIFVKHGYIVYPDPKYEA, encoded by the coding sequence ATGAAGTCATTCTCGATCATTCTTGTCTTGATGCTTGTGGTCGGCGCTGCCTGCGCCGTCTGCGGATGCACCACCGAGCAGACAACGACAACACCGCAGGTGTCGGAAAAACCGACGCTGATGGTCTATTGCGGCGCCGGTATCAGGGAGCCGATGGAAGAGATCGCCGGAATATATGAGAACAAGACCGGCACCCTGATCAAGTTCACCTTCGGCAACTCCGCCGCTCTCCTGAGTCAGATGGAACTGGTGAAGCAGGGCGACCTCTACATGCCCGGCGCCACCGCCTATATCGAGAAAGCGGCTGAGAAGGGGTATGTGAACAGCACCGAGCAGGTCGTCTACCACATCCCGGTGATCGCCGTCGCCAGGGGCAACCCCAAGAATGTGACCTGCATCGAGGATCTGGCGCGCGACGACCTGACCGTCGTCGTCGGCGACCCCACCGGCCCGGCGATCGGCAAGAGCACCAAGAAGATGCTGAACAAGAGCGGTCTCTGGGATGCGGTATCTGAGAACGCCGCCGCCACGCGTGCGACCGTCAACGAACTGGTCGTCGATATCTGCATGGGCACCGCGGACGCTTCGGTCATCTGGTACGACCTCTATGTGCCCGACAAGATGGATCTCATCGAGATCCCGAAGAATCAGAACGACATCAAGGTGATCCCGATAGGGACGCTTGAATTCTCGGAGAACCCGATCGAGGCACAGAAGTTTGCCGACTTCGTCGCTTCGGACGAAGGGAAGGCGATCTTCGTGAAGCACGGCTATATCGTCTACCCTGATCCGAAGTACGAGGCCTGA
- the wtpC gene encoding tungstate ABC transporter ATP-binding protein WtpC — protein MLQIEHVSKDMGEFVLKDATLQVNDGEYLVIIGPTGAGKTILLETLAGIYPPDSGRMILDGRDITDAPPRERRISMVYQDYMLFPHLTVAENIGFGLKNQKVERSEIEEKVREAAQFLGIDHLLHRYPETLSGGEQQRAAIARAIVMEPALLLLDEPLSALDGRTREKLRRELRHLHDLYGITVIHVTHNFEEVFSLADRVAVIRGGEIVQVGEPHEVFRKPNCEFVANFVGVENLFKGTCVRKDGISEVTVDGVRMISTASVDVDEVCVSIRPEEILISPRPIDSSARNRYSGTVQEIADNGATVRITVDCGIPLAVLITRQGYLEMGLVEGGTVSVAFKASSVQIF, from the coding sequence ATGTTACAAATTGAACACGTATCCAAGGACATGGGGGAGTTTGTCCTCAAAGACGCCACCCTCCAGGTGAACGACGGCGAATACCTGGTGATCATCGGGCCGACCGGTGCCGGTAAGACGATCCTCCTTGAGACGCTGGCAGGGATCTATCCCCCGGATAGCGGCAGGATGATCCTCGACGGCCGGGACATCACCGATGCGCCCCCGCGGGAGCGGCGGATCAGCATGGTCTACCAGGACTACATGCTCTTCCCCCACCTCACGGTCGCGGAGAACATCGGTTTCGGGTTGAAGAACCAGAAGGTGGAGCGATCGGAGATCGAAGAAAAAGTGCGAGAAGCCGCTCAGTTTCTCGGCATCGATCATCTCCTCCACCGTTATCCAGAGACACTTTCCGGCGGCGAACAGCAACGGGCGGCCATCGCCCGGGCGATCGTGATGGAGCCCGCGCTCCTCCTCCTCGACGAACCGCTGAGCGCACTGGACGGGCGGACACGGGAAAAACTCAGGAGAGAACTGCGTCACCTCCACGACCTCTACGGGATCACGGTGATCCATGTCACCCATAACTTCGAGGAGGTCTTCTCGCTCGCGGACCGCGTGGCCGTGATCCGGGGCGGCGAGATCGTGCAGGTCGGCGAACCGCACGAGGTCTTCAGAAAACCGAACTGCGAGTTTGTGGCGAATTTTGTGGGTGTGGAGAACCTCTTCAAGGGCACCTGTGTCAGGAAGGATGGGATCTCCGAGGTCACTGTCGATGGCGTCCGGATGATCTCGACGGCCTCTGTTGACGTCGATGAGGTCTGTGTCTCGATACGGCCAGAAGAGATCCTGATCTCGCCGCGGCCGATCGATTCCAGTGCACGAAACCGGTATTCCGGGACGGTTCAAGAGATCGCCGATAATGGGGCGACCGTCAGGATCACGGTCGACTGCGGGATCCCCCTGGCGGTGCTGATTACCCGGCAGGGATATCTTGAAATGGGTCTGGTTGAGGGAGGCACTGTTTCTGTGGCCTTTAAAGCCTCGTCTGTCCAGATCTTCTGA
- a CDS encoding amino acid kinase family protein, which yields MVRKGLMRQIEEIPQIRIMPELNVIKIGGHGTIDFGREVVFPIVDEIGALKEAGEKVLLVTGGGVRVRHIMDIGINLGMPTGVLAELASKISEQNALMMSLLLSPYGGTQVASGDLLELPTLASLGLLPVTHGTPPYGLYEQPSEIGSIPPNRTDTGAVLIAEVMGAKNCILAKNVDGLFTEDPRLNPEADLISEITAEELLAMDMEDMVLEKKAVELLLHTKHVREIRVVNGHVPGNITKAVKGEEIGTLIRA from the coding sequence ATGGTCAGAAAAGGGCTGATGCGGCAGATCGAAGAGATCCCGCAGATCCGGATCATGCCCGAACTGAATGTGATCAAGATTGGTGGTCATGGGACCATCGATTTCGGACGCGAGGTCGTCTTCCCGATCGTGGATGAGATCGGGGCCCTCAAGGAGGCCGGGGAGAAGGTGCTCCTGGTGACCGGCGGTGGCGTCCGGGTCAGACACATCATGGACATCGGGATCAACCTGGGGATGCCGACCGGTGTGCTCGCCGAACTCGCCAGCAAGATCAGCGAGCAGAACGCCCTGATGATGTCCCTCCTTCTCTCGCCATATGGCGGGACACAGGTGGCGTCGGGCGACCTCCTCGAACTTCCGACCCTCGCATCGCTCGGCCTTCTCCCGGTGACCCATGGGACTCCTCCGTACGGTCTCTATGAACAACCCTCTGAGATCGGGTCCATCCCACCGAACCGGACCGATACCGGTGCGGTGCTCATCGCCGAGGTGATGGGGGCGAAGAACTGTATCCTTGCGAAAAATGTCGACGGCCTCTTCACCGAAGATCCGCGCCTCAACCCTGAGGCCGACCTCATCTCTGAGATAACGGCGGAAGAACTTCTTGCGATGGACATGGAGGACATGGTCCTCGAGAAGAAGGCAGTCGAACTCCTCCTTCACACCAAGCATGTGAGAGAGATCAGAGTGGTCAACGGGCATGTGCCCGGCAACATCACGAAAGCGGTAAAAGGAGAGGAGATCGGGACCCTGATCCGGGCCTGA
- a CDS encoding ABC transporter ATP-binding protein, giving the protein MILQVSDAGFSYDGRRSIFEGISFSLDTGECLCILGPNGTGKSTLIKCLLNLLPLGQGCIQLAGEEIADLSRTEIAKKIAYVPQSHQIVFPFTVGELVLMGRTPHLPAFAGPGKSDSTTVQAALETVGIAHLAERPVSDISGGELQLALIARAVAQQPEILILDEPTSHLDFGNQIRVLQLIDRLARNGIGVIMTSHFPDHSFVVRQTVAIMKGGNFIAVGPPEEVLTPQNLGEAYGIDVAVPYVTEAGRQACVPKIILKEKGPGFIP; this is encoded by the coding sequence ATGATCCTCCAGGTCAGCGATGCGGGGTTCTCCTATGACGGGAGAAGATCGATCTTTGAAGGCATCTCCTTCTCCCTGGACACAGGCGAGTGTCTCTGTATCCTCGGTCCGAACGGCACCGGCAAATCGACGCTGATCAAGTGTCTCCTTAACCTCCTTCCTCTCGGACAGGGATGCATCCAACTCGCAGGAGAGGAGATCGCTGACCTTTCCAGAACTGAGATCGCCAAAAAAATTGCTTATGTCCCACAGAGCCACCAGATCGTTTTCCCTTTCACGGTGGGCGAACTGGTACTCATGGGCAGAACTCCTCATCTCCCGGCTTTTGCAGGACCGGGGAAGAGTGACAGCACGACTGTTCAGGCCGCGCTGGAGACCGTCGGGATCGCACACCTCGCCGAACGGCCGGTCTCTGATATCAGCGGTGGCGAACTCCAACTTGCCCTCATCGCCCGGGCCGTCGCCCAGCAACCTGAGATCCTGATCCTCGACGAGCCAACCTCCCACCTCGACTTCGGCAACCAGATCAGGGTCTTGCAACTTATCGATCGCCTCGCGAGGAATGGGATAGGAGTGATCATGACCTCTCACTTCCCTGACCACAGTTTTGTGGTCCGACAGACCGTCGCGATCATGAAAGGCGGGAACTTTATCGCGGTCGGACCGCCGGAAGAGGTGCTCACCCCACAAAATCTCGGAGAGGCCTATGGGATCGATGTCGCCGTTCCCTATGTGACCGAGGCGGGGCGGCAGGCATGTGTTCCGAAGATCATTCTTAAAGAGAAGGGGCCAGGGTTCATCCCCTGA
- a CDS encoding ABC transporter permease, with amino-acid sequence MTGLFEGLDPIGQGLFQAIELILTLDPAVMEITARSLIITFSAVLIGSLISLPIGAAIAFKEFPGRKSAINLIQTMYAVPTVVVGLVVFLFIRRTGPFGSLGLLFTPGGMIIGQTILVLPIIVGLTISALIAVDTTIRDTIISLGATKVQFFFSVLKEARFAIVAAVAMAFGRAISEVGAAIIIGGNIQASSFWSSTRILTTAITLETGRGDIALSIALGIILLSIALVVNILMNFVQQR; translated from the coding sequence ATGACAGGGCTTTTTGAGGGACTCGATCCGATCGGGCAGGGACTCTTCCAGGCGATCGAGTTGATCCTCACTCTCGACCCGGCGGTGATGGAGATCACCGCCCGCAGCCTGATCATCACCTTCTCGGCCGTCCTTATCGGTTCGCTCATCTCGCTCCCCATAGGCGCTGCCATCGCTTTCAAGGAGTTCCCCGGAAGAAAGTCGGCGATCAACCTGATCCAGACGATGTATGCGGTTCCGACCGTCGTCGTCGGGCTGGTGGTCTTTCTCTTCATCCGCAGGACCGGGCCTTTCGGGTCTCTCGGCCTCCTCTTCACCCCGGGCGGGATGATCATCGGGCAGACGATCCTGGTCCTTCCCATCATCGTCGGCCTCACGATCTCGGCGCTGATCGCGGTGGACACCACCATCAGGGACACCATCATCTCCCTCGGGGCGACGAAGGTCCAGTTCTTCTTCTCGGTGCTCAAAGAAGCGAGGTTTGCGATCGTCGCCGCCGTGGCCATGGCCTTCGGGCGGGCGATCTCCGAGGTCGGGGCGGCGATCATCATCGGCGGGAACATCCAGGCCAGTTCGTTCTGGAGTTCGACCAGGATCCTGACGACCGCCATAACCCTCGAGACCGGGCGGGGGGACATCGCCCTCTCCATCGCGCTGGGGATCATCCTCCTCTCCATCGCGCTGGTCGTGAACATCCTGATGAACTTCGTACAGCAACGGTGA
- a CDS encoding putative sulfate/molybdate transporter, with protein sequence MTEPMKAEEQNGPRPLRFTIAEFAGSVGDFGTILPIVLGVALVCEVNLAQIFLFFALWYVISGVYYRLPIPIEPLKAVGAIAIAEGLTTGEIAGAGMIIGVIFLALGCCGSMTWLRDRIPVSVIRGVQAGLALVLIRTSLGFLESDPLFAGISIAVVVLFFLAALRWKVNDVSALVVLAIGIGAGIITAGIPQISMIPLPTLVLPDVADLVYAGLYLVPPQFPLTLTNAILATSLLTLDLFKTDVPPDRLSRTIGVMNLVSVPFGGFPMCHGAGGLAAQHRFGARTGGANVIAGAIFLGFALFFASPESLALIPLGVFGGLLIFAAVELGKHSLKTDSYLVTGVIAVLALLVNITVGFVVGLLLAYALRAWKKKE encoded by the coding sequence ATGACAGAACCTATGAAGGCAGAAGAACAGAACGGGCCTCGACCGCTCAGATTCACCATCGCAGAGTTCGCCGGATCGGTCGGCGACTTCGGGACCATCCTCCCGATCGTCCTTGGCGTCGCCCTCGTCTGCGAGGTGAACCTCGCGCAGATCTTTCTCTTCTTCGCCCTCTGGTATGTCATTTCAGGGGTCTACTACCGCCTCCCCATTCCGATCGAACCCCTCAAGGCGGTCGGAGCGATCGCCATCGCCGAAGGATTGACCACCGGGGAGATCGCTGGCGCCGGAATGATCATCGGCGTCATCTTTCTCGCCCTCGGGTGCTGCGGGAGCATGACCTGGCTCAGGGATCGGATCCCGGTCTCAGTCATCAGGGGGGTGCAGGCCGGGCTCGCACTCGTGCTGATCAGGACGTCCCTCGGTTTCCTCGAGTCGGACCCGCTCTTTGCCGGAATATCGATTGCGGTAGTCGTGCTCTTCTTCCTCGCCGCTTTGCGCTGGAAGGTCAACGACGTCTCGGCGCTCGTCGTCCTGGCCATCGGGATCGGCGCCGGGATCATCACCGCCGGCATCCCCCAGATCTCGATGATACCCCTGCCCACCCTCGTCCTCCCCGACGTCGCCGACCTCGTCTACGCGGGACTCTACCTCGTCCCGCCGCAGTTCCCGCTCACCCTCACCAACGCCATCCTGGCGACCTCGCTCCTCACCCTCGACCTCTTCAAGACCGACGTCCCCCCCGACCGCCTCTCCCGCACGATCGGGGTCATGAACCTGGTCTCGGTGCCCTTCGGCGGTTTTCCGATGTGCCACGGTGCCGGCGGACTTGCCGCCCAGCACCGTTTCGGGGCCAGGACCGGCGGGGCGAACGTGATCGCAGGGGCGATCTTCCTCGGCTTCGCCCTTTTTTTCGCCTCGCCTGAGAGCCTTGCCCTCATCCCGCTCGGCGTCTTCGGCGGGTTGCTCATCTTCGCCGCGGTCGAACTCGGCAAACACAGTCTCAAGACCGACTCGTACCTCGTCACCGGGGTCATCGCCGTCCTCGCTCTTCTGGTGAACATCACCGTCGGGTTTGTCGTGGGCCTCCTCCTTGCCTATGCACTCCGGGCATGGAAGAAGAAAGAGTGA
- a CDS encoding ABC transporter permease, producing MEQHPRGTQASRPGESVNAPNPLKAVTIGVAALLTTFIIVLLLLVVTHPSPAALLSSIASREIQFAVYLSIVTSVASTAICVLIAVPSAYALARYDFFGKNVVNTIVDMPLALPPLVAGVGLLLFFGTTPIGKALAEAGLVFIFTPLGIVVAQVFVNFPFMLRIMRSTFESISPRYEYVAKTLGCTDVQALWRVTLPMATSGLIAGGVITWAKGIGEFGAALMLAGATRMKTETLPISLFLNMSCGELDLAISAATILIVISIASLYVFERYGGSVRL from the coding sequence TTGGAACAGCACCCCCGAGGCACTCAGGCATCGCGACCGGGTGAATCTGTGAATGCCCCCAATCCCCTGAAGGCGGTGACGATCGGCGTTGCCGCCCTCCTCACCACCTTCATCATCGTCCTGCTGCTCCTGGTCGTCACCCATCCATCCCCCGCCGCACTCCTCTCCTCCATCGCCTCGCGCGAGATCCAGTTTGCCGTCTATCTATCGATCGTCACCTCGGTCGCATCGACCGCGATCTGCGTTCTGATCGCCGTGCCCTCGGCCTACGCCCTGGCGAGATATGACTTCTTCGGCAAAAATGTGGTGAATACCATCGTCGACATGCCACTCGCCCTCCCGCCGCTCGTCGCGGGTGTGGGACTTCTCCTCTTCTTCGGAACCACCCCGATCGGGAAGGCGCTCGCCGAGGCGGGACTGGTCTTCATCTTCACGCCCCTCGGGATCGTGGTGGCGCAGGTCTTCGTGAACTTCCCGTTCATGCTCAGGATCATGCGCTCGACCTTCGAGTCGATCAGTCCGCGCTACGAGTACGTGGCAAAGACCCTCGGGTGCACCGACGTCCAGGCCCTCTGGCGGGTCACCCTGCCGATGGCGACGAGCGGTCTCATCGCCGGCGGGGTGATCACCTGGGCGAAGGGGATCGGTGAGTTTGGGGCCGCGCTCATGCTCGCCGGTGCGACGCGGATGAAGACCGAGACGTTGCCGATATCCCTCTTCCTCAACATGTCCTGCGGCGAACTGGACCTGGCCATCTCGGCGGCGACGATCCTGATCGTCATCTCGATCGCCTCGCTCTACGTCTTTGAACGCTATGGCGGGAGCGTCAGGTTATAG
- a CDS encoding amino acid kinase family protein, translating into MKSGRYELESGLQGETLVRKGLMRRTGDIPQIRIMPDLNVIKFGGHGTIDYGREVVFPIVDEIGALKEAGEKVLVVTGGGGRVRHIMDIGIDLGMPTGVLAELAGKISEQNAIMMTVLLSSYGGVRVHTADLLELPTIIALGLLPVTHGTPPYGLYEQPPSVGSIPPNRTDTGAVLIAEVMGAKNCILAKNVDGQFTEDPRVNPGAELIAEISAEDLLAMDLEDLVLERRAVELLLNTKHVKEIKVVNGHVPGNITKAVKGERIGTVIRG; encoded by the coding sequence ATGAAATCTGGTCGATATGAACTGGAGTCCGGGTTGCAGGGCGAGACGCTGGTACGGAAAGGACTAATGCGGCGGACCGGGGATATCCCGCAGATCAGGATCATGCCCGACCTGAACGTGATCAAGTTCGGCGGGCACGGGACGATCGATTATGGCAGGGAAGTGGTCTTCCCGATCGTGGATGAGATCGGGGCCCTCAAAGAGGCCGGGGAGAAGGTGCTCGTGGTGACTGGCGGCGGCGGACGGGTGCGGCATATCATGGACATCGGCATCGACCTCGGGATGCCGACCGGCGTGCTTGCCGAACTCGCTGGCAAGATCAGCGAGCAGAACGCGATCATGATGACTGTTCTTCTTTCTTCATATGGGGGGGTGCGGGTCCACACCGCCGATCTCCTCGAACTCCCGACGATCATCGCCCTCGGCCTTCTCCCGGTGACCCACGGCACCCCACCGTACGGGCTGTACGAGCAACCCCCCTCGGTGGGATCGATCCCGCCGAACCGGACTGACACCGGTGCGGTGCTCATCGCCGAGGTGATGGGGGCGAAGAACTGTATCCTTGCGAAGAATGTTGACGGGCAGTTCACCGAGGATCCGAGGGTCAACCCCGGCGCCGAATTGATCGCCGAGATCTCGGCAGAGGATCTTCTTGCCATGGACCTGGAAGACCTGGTGCTGGAGCGCCGGGCGGTTGAACTCCTTCTCAATACCAAACATGTGAAAGAGATCAAGGTGGTCAACGGGCATGTGCCCGGCAATATCACGAAGGCGGTGAAGGGGGAGCGGATCGGGACGGTGATCAGGGGATGA
- the tsaA gene encoding tRNA (N6-threonylcarbamoyladenosine(37)-N6)-methyltransferase TrmO: MHSESIDPTRQPVTYRPIGVIRTPFTEQENTPIQGIFNSACGTVELFPEYEAGLLDIETFSHLILIYHFHQANGAMLRQKPFLDLQKERGIFAIRHFNRPNPIGISIVELKGVRGNVLDVCGVDTLDGTPLLDVKPYVHQFDHREEVRSGWVDDQHVDDVRDWNSTPEALRHRDRVNL; the protein is encoded by the coding sequence ATGCATTCAGAATCAATCGACCCGACAAGACAACCGGTCACCTACCGGCCCATCGGCGTCATCAGGACGCCCTTTACCGAACAGGAGAACACCCCTATCCAGGGGATATTCAACTCGGCATGCGGCACTGTAGAGTTGTTCCCCGAGTACGAGGCCGGGCTGCTGGATATCGAAACCTTCTCGCACCTGATCCTGATTTACCACTTCCACCAGGCGAACGGTGCCATGCTCCGCCAGAAACCATTCCTCGACCTCCAGAAAGAACGCGGCATCTTTGCCATCCGCCACTTCAACCGCCCTAACCCGATCGGGATCTCGATCGTGGAGTTGAAGGGCGTGCGCGGCAACGTGCTCGACGTCTGCGGCGTGGACACCCTGGACGGCACCCCGCTCCTTGACGTCAAGCCCTATGTCCACCAGTTCGACCACCGCGAGGAGGTCAGGAGCGGATGGGTGGACGACCAGCATGTGGACGATGTCAGGGATTGGAACAGCACCCCCGAGGCACTCAGGCATCGCGACCGGGTGAATCTGTGA
- a CDS encoding FecCD family ABC transporter permease: MKSRDSIVAGTLCGLPIILFFVSLFLGRFSVDPLTVPQVLAAAALESIPNFPLSIPHTWPDVVDTVILKVRFPRVIAALLIGTGLAVSGASFQGLFRNPLVSPHILGVASGAGFGAALGIILSGETWVIQTFAFSFGVLAVGLTYTLAKIYKTTPTLVLVLAGIVVGSFFSALISLLKYMADPYEKLPAIVFWLMGSLSSVKAGDLMFLLVPIVLGTTVLLLIRWRINVLAMGEDEARTLGVDTARMARAIILCATLITATAVCFSGVIGWVGLVVPHIARMIVGPDYRKLLPLSAAIGASYLLIIDDLARTLTAAEIPLGILTAIIGAPVFAWLLKTKKVGWS; this comes from the coding sequence GTGAAGAGTAGAGACTCCATCGTCGCAGGAACACTCTGCGGCCTTCCTATCATTCTTTTCTTCGTCTCTCTCTTCCTCGGGAGGTTCAGCGTCGATCCCCTCACGGTCCCGCAGGTTCTCGCTGCAGCGGCCCTTGAGAGCATCCCCAATTTCCCTCTCTCGATCCCCCACACCTGGCCGGACGTCGTGGATACCGTCATCCTCAAAGTACGGTTCCCCAGGGTCATCGCCGCCCTGCTTATCGGGACCGGACTTGCGGTCTCCGGCGCCTCATTTCAGGGGCTCTTCAGGAACCCACTCGTTTCCCCCCATATACTTGGTGTCGCATCTGGAGCCGGGTTCGGTGCCGCCCTCGGGATCATTCTCTCAGGCGAGACCTGGGTCATTCAGACTTTCGCCTTTTCTTTTGGTGTCCTGGCCGTCGGACTAACATATACCCTTGCCAAGATCTACAAGACCACCCCTACGCTGGTTCTGGTCCTCGCCGGGATCGTTGTCGGTTCCTTCTTCTCGGCCCTCATTTCGCTCCTGAAGTATATGGCCGACCCTTATGAGAAACTCCCGGCAATTGTCTTCTGGCTGATGGGCAGTCTTTCCAGTGTGAAAGCCGGCGACCTCATGTTTCTCCTCGTCCCGATCGTTCTCGGCACCACGGTTCTCCTGCTCATTCGATGGCGGATCAATGTCCTTGCCATGGGCGAGGACGAGGCGCGCACCCTCGGTGTGGACACGGCCAGAATGGCCCGGGCGATCATCCTCTGTGCCACCCTTATCACAGCGACTGCGGTCTGTTTTTCAGGGGTCATCGGATGGGTTGGGTTGGTCGTCCCCCATATCGCCAGGATGATCGTCGGCCCGGATTATCGGAAATTACTGCCCCTTTCAGCTGCGATAGGCGCATCGTACCTTCTCATCATCGACGACCTCGCCAGAACTCTGACCGCGGCCGAGATCCCGCTCGGCATACTCACTGCGATTATCGGGGCGCCGGTCTTCGCCTGGCTCCTCAAGACCAAGAAGGTGGGGTGGTCATGA
- a CDS encoding ABC transporter ATP-binding protein — MIELRHIAKSFDGTTVLRDVNAVIRDGEIFAVIGPSGSGKSTLLRMINLLDSPTNGRILLDGTDIHGEHSQPLEVRRRMAMVFQRPAVFNMSVYENIAYGLRLRHLPEEEIREKVGWALEVIGLSGYGTRQARTLSGGEMQRVALARALVTAPAVLLMDEPTANLDPVSTAVIEELVVRINREQGQTVVISTHDMHQGQRLAHRIGVLMDGVFSQVGTPREVFATPKNKHVARFVGIENVLSGEIIATSEGVVTIDTGGGVRVQAVAPLQVGARVCACIKPEDITLYLVDGSQVSARNVLNGMVMEMKAYGPLNHLTIDCGIPLTALITWKSAEDLNIRVGTKVRLSFKASAVHVVEDSG; from the coding sequence ATGATCGAGCTCCGGCATATTGCAAAATCGTTCGACGGCACCACCGTCCTGCGCGACGTGAATGCCGTCATCCGGGACGGGGAGATCTTTGCGGTGATCGGACCCTCCGGCTCAGGCAAGTCCACCCTCCTGCGGATGATCAACCTCCTCGACAGCCCCACGAACGGCCGGATCCTCCTTGACGGCACCGACATCCATGGCGAACATTCGCAGCCCCTGGAAGTCAGGAGGAGAATGGCGATGGTCTTTCAGCGGCCGGCGGTTTTCAATATGAGTGTCTATGAGAACATCGCTTATGGTCTCAGGCTCAGGCATCTCCCTGAGGAGGAGATCAGGGAGAAGGTGGGGTGGGCGCTGGAGGTGATCGGGCTCTCCGGGTACGGGACGCGGCAGGCCCGCACTCTCTCGGGCGGCGAGATGCAGCGGGTCGCCCTGGCCCGCGCGCTGGTCACCGCCCCGGCGGTTCTATTGATGGACGAACCGACCGCGAACCTCGATCCGGTCTCGACGGCGGTGATCGAGGAACTGGTGGTAAGGATCAATCGCGAGCAGGGCCAGACGGTGGTCATCTCAACGCACGACATGCACCAGGGCCAGCGGCTTGCCCACCGGATCGGGGTCTTGATGGACGGGGTCTTCTCCCAGGTGGGGACACCGCGGGAGGTCTTTGCGACGCCGAAGAACAAGCATGTCGCCAGGTTTGTCGGGATCGAGAATGTCCTCTCAGGCGAGATCATCGCCACCTCCGAAGGGGTGGTCACCATCGATACGGGCGGGGGGGTGCGGGTCCAGGCCGTCGCCCCGCTCCAGGTGGGTGCCCGCGTCTGCGCCTGCATCAAACCCGAAGACATCACGCTGTACCTCGTGGACGGCAGTCAGGTCAGCGCCCGCAATGTCCTGAACGGCATGGTCATGGAGATGAAGGCCTATGGGCCGCTCAACCATCTCACCATCGACTGCGGGATCCCCCTCACCGCTCTGATCACCTGGAAGTCGGCGGAAGACCTGAACATCAGGGTCGGTACGAAGGTGCGTCTCTCGTTCAAGGCGAGTGCGGTTCATGTTGTTGAGGATTCAGGATGA